A single window of Ananas comosus cultivar F153 linkage group 17, ASM154086v1, whole genome shotgun sequence DNA harbors:
- the LOC109723400 gene encoding glutamic acid-rich protein-like translates to MVKKEAAKERNPLMTDFDEVEGLGDEEDEDDTDEFKNLGKRGRSSGSVGSSKSVAKKRSQKGPLDVYFARDTEKVDKTRNALKSHEEEWARTGCSLMSNAWKDRRERPLINFLVNSPIGTVFLGSFDASNYVKNGEKMFELLDNMVDAIGEVNIVQVVTDNESANVVAVDGEKRPSMGYIYEAMDRAKEAIAKSFNEKEDKYNEVFKIIDKRALMRRYNLRDTIDPIVLNDVDDSNEWLTGVMDSDGEDDNEKGLDKLSSSRLSLSVDEEPDWVDFEDTEEEEDIGNEQSEEEEEDYNDANEEDEDGDEDDT, encoded by the exons ATGGTTAAGAAAGAAGCGGCAAAGGAGAGAAATCCTTTGATGACTGATTTTGATGAAGTAGAGGGCTTAGGTGATGAGGAGGATGAAGATGATACtgatgaatttaaaaatcttgGAAAAAGAGGTCGAAGTAGTGGGAGTGTTGGAAGTAGTAAGTCAGTAGCTAAAAAACGTAGTCAAAAGGGTCCTTTAGATGTATATTTCGCTCGTGACACGGAGAAG GTTGACAAGACAAGAAATGCTTTGAAGTCTCATGAAGAGGAATGGGCGAGGACTGGTTGCTCTTTAATGTCAAATGCATGGAAGGATAGGAGAGAAAGACCCTTAATAAATTTTCTTGTGAACTCTCCGATCGGTACGGTGTTTCTTGGATCTTTTGATGCTTCTAATTATGttaaaaatggagaaaaaatgTTTGAATTATTGGACAATATGGTAGATGCTATTGGGGAAGTAAATATTGTTCAAGTTGTTACTGATAATGAATCGGCTAATGTAGTAGCCG TTGATGGTGAGAAGCGACCTTCAATGGGATACATCTATGAGGCCATGGATAGAGCAAAGGAAGCCATTGCAAAATCATTCAATGAGAAGGAGGATAAATATAATgaagttttcaaaataattgatAAGAG AGCACTCATGCGTCGATACAATTTGCGTGATACCATTGATCCCATTGTACTAAATGATGTTGACGATAGCAATGAATGGTTGACTGGAGTGATGGATAGTGATGGAGAGGACGATAATGAGAAAGGACTT GATAAGTTGTCGTCATCTCGACTGTCTTTATCCGTCGATGAAGAGCCAGATTGGGTTGATTTTGaagatacagaagaagaagaggatatTGGGAATGAACaatctgaagaagaagaagaagattataATGATGCAAATGAAGAGGATGAGGATGGGGACGAGGATGATACTTGA